The region GCACATCCAGGACGTGTGGGAAGCGAATTTTGAGAGCGAGCACACCGCAATTTGCTGGATGTGGATGGTGGGCGGAGTATGGGCGCTCAAGTATGACTGGTCCCTTATGGAGTTGCGGTGCCGGCGGTGTTGCTCGACCAGGGTCGCGGTTTGCCCCAGAGTGCCGGCTGATAAAAAAGAATGTTGCATCGCCCGCATTCCGGCGAGGTTCTTAAGGCCATCGGGCAAGTCGGAGCGGCGGCAGCCTCGTGAAGTTCCTCACATTCTGATCGTGGAACGGGACGACGCCCTTGCCGCATCGCACGAGAGCCTGGTTCATGACGCCGGTTACTCCGTGAGCGCATCCTGGTCGAATTATATTTCAGCCGGCAGGTGGCTGAACGCCCACAATCCCGATGCGGCGATCCTTGACGTAAAGTTGCAGGACAGATTTTGCATCGCGCTGGCGAAAAAACTGTCCGCGCGGCATATTCCGTTTCTCGCGGTCTCCGGATGGCCCGCCGATACCCCAGGGGTCGACCGGATTTTCCAGTCCGCCACTTGGCTGGAAAAGCCCGTTACCTACGCCGGATTGCAGTTGGCCCTACGTAGCATCCTTTAGCCCGGAAGTGGTTTGAGACATTCCCAGCCCCTTGGGGGCGAAGCAACGAGCCAAGCTCACGGCAGGCTCCCCACGCGTTGGTACCAAGCTGCTCCTATGACGATGCTTTTTTCATTTTCGGCTGTTTTCGCGTAACATCAAAATTGCGTGCGGCCGTCCCGCCCGGACGGCTCCGGCTCTTGTTCGATCGGAGTGATGGAGCCATATCAGTGCGGCCGCAGTTTTGCCTATGAAACCGGGCGTCAGGAGTGCCAAAATGAGCGATCGCAGAGGTTTTGAAAGCCCGGTGTTTCGTGAGCCCGTCTTTGTCGAGCCTCAGCTTCCCGCTGCCGCTTTGGCGTCCGTACGCACCCGGCGGATCGTGGCGCTTCTTTTCGATCTCATTTTCGTGTCCATCCTCTCGTTCGCGCTGTGGCTCGCACTTGCCGTGCTCACTTTCGGGCTTTCTCTTCTTATACTGCCGCCCCTGTTTCCGGCCGTGGCGTTTTTCTACAATGGCCTCACAATCTCTGGTTATCGCATGGCAACGCCGGGCATGCGTGCGATGGATCTCGAAATGCGTTTGACCGATGGGACCCGGGTTCCGTTTCTCAACGCTGCCGTGCATGCCGTGCTATTTTATGTGAGCACGATGTTCCCCCCTGTATTTTTGGTTTCGCTGATGAGTGCCAACAAGAGGTGTGTCCATGATATGCTCGCGGGCGTGGTCGTCATCCGGCGGTTCATGTGACATAGCAAAAAGCAAGAGGCCTCAAAAGGTGCGGACTTTCTAAAAGGATTGTGTAATCATAAGAGTCGCACTTCGGCGCGGACGCCGTTGAATCGGTCCTAGCCCGTCCTAACACCAAGGGAAGGCCAGCTGGAATTGACG is a window of Methylocapsa sp. D3K7 DNA encoding:
- a CDS encoding RDD family protein — translated: MSDRRGFESPVFREPVFVEPQLPAAALASVRTRRIVALLFDLIFVSILSFALWLALAVLTFGLSLLILPPLFPAVAFFYNGLTISGYRMATPGMRAMDLEMRLTDGTRVPFLNAAVHAVLFYVSTMFPPVFLVSLMSANKRCVHDMLAGVVVIRRFM